In the genome of Myroides phaeus, one region contains:
- a CDS encoding 3-hydroxyacyl-CoA dehydrogenase/enoyl-CoA hydratase family protein, giving the protein MKRIIKKVAVVGSGVMGSAIACHFANIGLEVLLLDILPRELTPDEEKKGLTLESKVVRNRIANTHLANALKSKPSPIYLQKFAERISTGNIEDDLVKIKDCDWVIEVVIERLDIKKSVFEQIEKYRKPGSLITSNTSGIPMNLMVEGRSEDFQKHFCGTHFFNPPRYLQLFEIIPGPQTSPEVISFFQRYSSLYLGKTPVLCKDTPGFIGNRVGVYSMAMVMQLAQELGLTIEEADTLTGSILGRPKTGTFKLGDLVGLDTAINVTTGLKQNCPNDAMIQEIKDSKPLNFLLENKFLGDKSRKGFYYKEVDKEGKTNRFALDLEKLEYRPLERAKITAVETAKQAGGTKAKLAVLLADQGKAGDLIRKHFASLFAYVSQRVPEITDTFYPIDDAMRTGYAWKYGPFQTWDLVGLEKGIAIVEKEGYQVADWVKELAATGAKSFYKVENGKKLFYNQNTKAFEAIPGQDAFIILDNIRATNKVWGNSEASLIDLGDGIVNLEFHSKMNTIGGGVLAGLNKAVEIAEKDFQGLVVGNQGSNFSVGANLMMIFMMAAEQDYDELNIAIKMFQDTMMKMRYSGIPVVAAPHGMTFGGGCELSLHADKVVAAAETYIGLVEFGVGLIPGGGGSKEMTVRAADLYRKNDVELNTLQEHFLTIGMAKVATSAQEAYDLNILQRGKDIVVVNKDLQLAQAKREALVMAEAGYTQPVKRKDIKVLGRQALGMFLVGTDSMMAGKYISEHDRKIANKLAYVMAGGDLSEATLVTEQYLLDLEREAFLSLCGERKTLERIQFMLKNGKPLRN; this is encoded by the coding sequence ATGAAACGTATTATTAAAAAAGTAGCGGTAGTGGGTTCTGGTGTTATGGGATCAGCTATTGCTTGTCACTTTGCTAATATTGGCTTAGAAGTGTTGCTTCTTGACATCTTGCCTCGTGAGTTAACTCCAGATGAGGAAAAGAAAGGCCTTACTTTAGAAAGTAAAGTTGTAAGAAATAGAATTGCTAATACGCACTTGGCAAATGCGTTGAAATCTAAACCGTCTCCTATTTACTTGCAGAAATTTGCTGAACGCATTTCTACTGGAAATATTGAAGATGATTTAGTAAAAATAAAAGATTGCGACTGGGTTATTGAGGTTGTAATTGAAAGATTAGACATTAAAAAATCTGTTTTTGAGCAGATTGAAAAATATAGAAAACCAGGTTCATTAATTACTTCGAATACTTCTGGTATTCCTATGAACTTAATGGTTGAAGGTCGTTCTGAAGATTTCCAAAAACACTTCTGTGGAACGCACTTCTTTAATCCTCCAAGATATTTACAATTGTTTGAAATTATTCCGGGACCACAAACGTCTCCTGAGGTGATTTCATTCTTCCAACGTTATTCAAGCTTATACTTAGGAAAAACTCCTGTATTGTGTAAAGATACTCCAGGGTTTATCGGTAACCGTGTAGGAGTTTACTCAATGGCTATGGTAATGCAATTGGCTCAAGAACTTGGATTAACTATTGAAGAAGCGGATACATTAACAGGATCTATTTTAGGAAGACCCAAAACGGGTACGTTTAAATTAGGAGATTTAGTAGGGTTAGATACTGCTATTAATGTTACTACTGGTTTAAAACAAAATTGTCCTAACGATGCAATGATTCAAGAGATTAAAGACAGTAAGCCTTTAAACTTCTTATTGGAAAATAAATTCTTAGGAGATAAATCGCGTAAAGGATTCTATTACAAAGAGGTAGATAAAGAAGGGAAAACAAACCGTTTTGCTCTTGACCTTGAAAAATTAGAGTACAGACCTTTAGAGCGTGCTAAAATTACAGCAGTTGAAACGGCTAAGCAAGCAGGGGGTACAAAAGCTAAATTAGCTGTATTACTTGCGGATCAAGGAAAAGCAGGAGATTTAATTCGCAAACACTTTGCTTCTCTTTTTGCTTATGTTTCACAACGCGTACCTGAAATTACGGATACCTTCTACCCTATTGATGATGCAATGCGTACTGGTTATGCGTGGAAATATGGTCCGTTCCAAACTTGGGATCTTGTAGGTCTTGAGAAAGGTATTGCAATTGTTGAAAAAGAAGGATATCAAGTTGCTGATTGGGTAAAAGAATTAGCAGCTACAGGTGCTAAAAGCTTCTATAAAGTTGAAAATGGCAAGAAGTTATTCTACAACCAAAATACAAAAGCATTTGAAGCAATTCCTGGTCAAGATGCATTCATTATTCTTGATAATATTAGAGCAACTAATAAAGTTTGGGGTAATAGCGAAGCTTCGTTAATTGACCTTGGAGATGGAATTGTGAACTTAGAGTTCCACTCTAAAATGAATACGATTGGTGGTGGTGTTTTAGCAGGATTAAACAAAGCTGTTGAAATTGCTGAAAAAGACTTCCAAGGATTAGTAGTTGGAAACCAAGGATCTAATTTCTCAGTTGGAGCTAACTTAATGATGATTTTTATGATGGCTGCGGAGCAAGATTACGATGAGTTAAACATCGCAATTAAAATGTTCCAAGATACTATGATGAAAATGCGTTACTCTGGTATTCCTGTTGTAGCGGCTCCACACGGAATGACTTTTGGTGGTGGATGTGAGTTGAGCTTACACGCTGATAAAGTTGTAGCGGCAGCTGAAACCTATATTGGATTAGTAGAGTTTGGAGTTGGTCTAATCCCAGGTGGTGGTGGTTCTAAAGAAATGACTGTTAGAGCAGCAGATCTTTACCGCAAAAACGACGTGGAGTTAAATACACTTCAAGAGCACTTCTTGACTATCGGAATGGCTAAAGTGGCTACTTCTGCACAAGAAGCGTATGACTTGAACATTTTACAAAGAGGAAAAGATATTGTAGTTGTAAATAAAGATTTACAATTAGCTCAAGCTAAACGCGAGGCTTTAGTGATGGCAGAAGCTGGTTATACACAACCTGTGAAACGCAAAGACATTAAAGTACTTGGACGTCAAGCATTGGGTATGTTCTTAGTAGGAACAGATAGTATGATGGCTGGTAAATACATTTCAGAACACGACCGTAAGATTGCTAATAAGTTAGCTTACGTAATGGCTGGAGGTGATTTATCTGAAGCTACATTGGTAACAGAACAATATTTACTTGACTTAGAAAGAGAGGCTTTCTTATCTCTATGTGGGGAACGTAAAACATTGGAAAGAATCCAATTTATGTTGAAAAATGGTAAACCATTGAGAAACTAA
- a CDS encoding MarR family winged helix-turn-helix transcriptional regulator, protein MKNKTIDYVLRATWQAVSRMYNEEAAKYDASMALAFALLSIDREGTPSTLLGPNMGMEATSLTRTLKKMEEKGLITKEKNPNDGRGVIIKLTPLGLEKRELSRAKVKRFNEKIKSQISEEKIRNFIEVTDVINQLINDKNIFEEK, encoded by the coding sequence ATGAAAAACAAAACTATAGATTACGTTTTGAGAGCAACGTGGCAAGCTGTGTCGAGAATGTACAATGAAGAGGCTGCTAAATATGATGCCAGTATGGCGCTTGCTTTTGCTTTATTAAGTATTGATAGAGAGGGTACTCCTTCTACCCTATTAGGTCCTAATATGGGAATGGAAGCTACGAGCTTAACGCGTACGCTTAAAAAGATGGAAGAAAAGGGTTTGATTACTAAAGAGAAAAATCCTAATGACGGACGTGGGGTCATTATTAAACTTACTCCACTCGGTCTTGAAAAAAGAGAACTATCAAGAGCCAAGGTTAAACGATTTAATGAAAAGATTAAATCACAGATCTCTGAAGAGAAGATTCGAAATTTTATTGAAGTTACAGATGTTATCAATCAACTGATTAACGACAAGAACATTTTTGAAGAAAAATAA
- a CDS encoding AMP-dependent synthetase/ligase translates to MVNPTRLFDIPYLQNAQFPLEDALVTKVNGKWEKTSSQEYINKANALSRALLRLGIKENEKIAVISGANQTKWHLLDIGLLQIGAQNVPIYPTIAAEDYQYIISHSEATYCVVSDQEIYDKLMSVKAELPLLKEVYSFDQIEGCQNFDVLFELGADESNQADVDRIKDTITGDHLATLIYTSGTTGRPKGVMLSHTNLLANVTGSWDRVPFTRDEKYRGLSFLPICHVFERMITYLYQYSGVSIYFAESIEKMGENMKEVKPNVMTVVPRLLEKVYDKIFTTGSALTGFKKRAFFWALELGFRYKPYNRGLFYNIQLGVARKLVFKKWQEALGGEMKIIVCGSAALQPRLSKVFNAAGLPVMEGYGLTETSPVIAVNDKRNGGLRSGTVGRPIGNVEVKIAEDGEILCKGPNVMLGYYKDEEKTHSVIKNGYFHTEDIGRIDEDGFLHITDRKKEMFKTSGGKYVAPQMIENRMKQSRFIEQIMVIGEGEKMPAAFIQPNFEFVREWARRKRYDIGTTNEELVKNQKVIDRIMEEVTYINKKFGKWEQVKKFELTPEVWSIDSEHLTPTLKLRRRIILEMYKDLYEKIYRG, encoded by the coding sequence ATGGTAAATCCTACAAGACTTTTTGATATTCCTTACCTACAAAACGCACAATTTCCTTTAGAGGATGCGTTAGTTACGAAAGTAAATGGAAAATGGGAGAAGACTTCTTCTCAGGAATATATAAATAAAGCGAACGCTCTTTCAAGAGCCTTATTGCGCTTAGGAATAAAAGAAAATGAAAAAATAGCTGTTATTTCTGGTGCTAACCAGACTAAATGGCATTTGCTTGATATTGGTTTATTGCAAATCGGAGCACAGAACGTGCCAATCTACCCTACTATTGCTGCTGAAGATTATCAGTATATCATCAGCCATTCTGAAGCTACATATTGTGTGGTTTCTGATCAAGAGATCTATGATAAATTAATGTCTGTTAAAGCAGAATTACCGCTTTTAAAGGAAGTCTATTCTTTTGATCAAATAGAAGGTTGTCAGAATTTTGATGTATTATTTGAACTTGGTGCTGATGAGAGTAATCAAGCTGATGTAGACCGTATTAAAGATACGATTACAGGAGATCATTTGGCTACGCTTATTTATACATCAGGAACAACAGGAAGACCTAAGGGAGTAATGTTGTCTCACACGAACTTGCTTGCAAACGTTACTGGAAGTTGGGATAGGGTTCCTTTTACAAGAGATGAGAAATATAGAGGATTGAGCTTCTTACCTATTTGTCACGTTTTTGAACGTATGATTACTTATCTATACCAATACAGTGGTGTTTCTATTTATTTTGCGGAGTCAATAGAAAAGATGGGGGAAAATATGAAGGAAGTTAAACCTAATGTAATGACTGTTGTACCTCGTTTACTTGAAAAAGTGTACGATAAAATCTTTACAACAGGTTCTGCATTAACTGGGTTTAAAAAGAGAGCTTTTTTCTGGGCATTAGAACTTGGTTTTAGATACAAACCATATAATAGAGGTTTATTTTATAACATACAGTTAGGAGTAGCAAGAAAGCTTGTTTTCAAAAAATGGCAAGAAGCACTGGGTGGTGAAATGAAGATTATTGTTTGTGGTAGTGCCGCATTACAACCTCGTTTATCTAAAGTGTTTAACGCTGCTGGACTTCCTGTTATGGAAGGATATGGATTGACAGAAACATCTCCTGTTATTGCTGTAAACGACAAGAGAAATGGTGGTTTACGCTCGGGTACTGTTGGACGTCCAATTGGTAACGTAGAAGTTAAGATCGCTGAAGATGGTGAAATCTTGTGTAAAGGTCCAAACGTAATGTTGGGATATTACAAGGATGAGGAAAAAACGCATTCGGTTATTAAGAATGGTTACTTCCATACAGAAGACATCGGACGTATAGACGAAGATGGTTTCTTACATATTACAGATCGTAAAAAAGAGATGTTCAAGACTTCTGGAGGGAAATATGTAGCTCCTCAGATGATTGAGAACAGAATGAAGCAATCTCGTTTTATTGAGCAGATTATGGTTATTGGTGAAGGTGAGAAAATGCCTGCAGCTTTTATTCAACCAAATTTTGAATTCGTAAGAGAATGGGCAAGAAGAAAACGATATGATATTGGTACGACTAATGAAGAGTTAGTTAAAAACCAAAAAGTTATTGATCGTATTATGGAAGAGGTTACTTACATCAATAAGAAGTTCGGTAAGTGGGAACAAGTGAAGAAATTTGAGCTTACACCAGAAGTGTGGAGTATTGATAGTGAGCACTTAACTCCTACTCTTAAACTACGTCGTCGTATTATTTTAGAAATGTACAAAGACTTATACGAGAAGATTTATAGAGGGTAA
- a CDS encoding LTA synthase family protein, whose product MLSNRFRLNEMLVMGYRLLLAFFFYFIARTLFYVYNTDLLNVDSIGQFLTLAYHGLTFDRMAIFYVNSLFIILSILPLFINTKKGYQKAVFYAYIIPNLIAYSTNFIDFIYYRFIYARTTIAVFDSLEHESNKGQLFFNFLVNYWHVFVLCVLLCASWVYLYKKVKFTTPLKVEAKKPYWLSTALITVVVGVGFVAGVRGDLKKTTRPLNIIDANRNVSKPEHADIVLNTPFAILRTIGKTSFKKVDYMDEQTLAQNVSAVKQYNTNEPSTPNIVLFITESYAREYIGAFNEDMNIPNFKSYTPFIDSLSQQSLIFPNAFANGYKSIHGVSSVVAGIPSFKDAFTSSPFPKQKIESLVSTLKSKGYDTSFFHGAPNGSMGFLGFGNILGYDHYYGKTEYSNDADFDGTWGIWDEPFFQYMRKTLNDKKGPFFATLFTVSSHEPFNIPKEYEGKFPVGNQQIHKTVGYTDYAFKRFFEESSKEPWFENTIFIITADHTNQIDYDEYRKLVNRTAVPILFYSPKGNLKGVDKRLAQQIDIYPTVLDLIGYDKPFRSWGRSLINDTITKPFTVNYGANEYTYQEGNYICRFNGKEVTGFYAITDKGLEKNLIKNKNKEMEAIEMKCKAFIQDYFDRIIDKKLD is encoded by the coding sequence ATGTTATCTAATCGATTCAGATTAAATGAAATGTTAGTGATGGGCTACCGATTGTTGTTGGCTTTTTTCTTCTATTTCATTGCGCGAACTTTATTCTATGTTTACAATACAGATTTATTAAATGTAGATTCTATTGGTCAATTTTTAACCTTAGCTTACCACGGTTTAACTTTTGACAGAATGGCTATTTTTTATGTTAATAGTTTATTCATCATATTGTCTATTTTACCGTTGTTTATCAACACTAAAAAAGGTTACCAAAAAGCAGTTTTCTATGCTTATATTATCCCTAATTTAATCGCATATTCTACCAATTTTATCGACTTTATTTACTACAGATTTATCTATGCAAGAACGACTATTGCAGTGTTTGACAGTTTAGAACACGAATCTAATAAGGGTCAATTATTTTTCAATTTCTTAGTAAACTATTGGCACGTTTTCGTTCTATGTGTTTTACTTTGTGCTTCTTGGGTTTACCTGTACAAAAAAGTTAAGTTTACAACACCGTTAAAAGTAGAAGCTAAAAAACCTTATTGGTTATCTACTGCTTTAATAACAGTGGTAGTTGGAGTGGGATTTGTAGCTGGTGTACGTGGCGATTTAAAGAAAACAACCCGTCCTTTAAACATCATTGACGCAAATAGAAATGTATCTAAACCGGAACACGCCGATATCGTTTTAAATACACCTTTTGCTATTTTGCGTACTATTGGTAAAACGAGTTTTAAGAAGGTTGATTATATGGATGAGCAAACTTTAGCTCAAAATGTTAGTGCTGTTAAGCAATACAATACTAATGAGCCTTCAACGCCAAATATCGTATTGTTTATCACAGAAAGTTATGCCAGAGAATACATTGGTGCTTTTAATGAAGATATGAATATTCCGAACTTTAAAAGTTACACACCATTTATAGATTCTTTATCTCAACAGAGTTTGATTTTTCCAAATGCATTTGCTAACGGGTATAAATCTATTCACGGAGTTTCTTCTGTAGTTGCAGGTATTCCATCGTTTAAAGATGCATTTACATCATCTCCATTTCCAAAACAAAAGATTGAGTCATTGGTATCTACTTTAAAATCGAAAGGGTATGATACATCTTTCTTTCACGGTGCTCCAAATGGGTCAATGGGATTCTTAGGATTTGGTAATATCTTAGGATATGATCATTATTACGGAAAAACAGAATACAGCAATGATGCTGACTTTGATGGTACATGGGGTATTTGGGATGAGCCGTTTTTTCAATATATGAGAAAAACATTGAATGATAAAAAAGGACCATTCTTTGCCACTTTGTTTACTGTTTCTTCACACGAACCTTTTAATATTCCTAAAGAATATGAAGGTAAGTTTCCTGTTGGGAATCAGCAAATACACAAAACAGTAGGTTATACTGATTATGCATTCAAGCGCTTCTTTGAAGAGAGCAGTAAAGAACCTTGGTTTGAAAACACTATATTTATTATAACAGCAGACCATACAAATCAAATTGATTATGACGAATATAGAAAACTTGTAAATCGCACCGCAGTTCCTATTTTGTTTTATAGTCCTAAAGGCAATTTAAAGGGCGTAGATAAACGTTTAGCACAGCAGATTGATATTTACCCTACTGTATTAGATTTAATTGGTTATGACAAGCCATTTAGAAGTTGGGGACGTAGTTTAATCAATGATACGATTACAAAACCATTTACTGTTAATTATGGAGCTAATGAATACACATACCAAGAAGGTAATTATATCTGTAGATTTAATGGTAAGGAAGTAACTGGATTCTATGCTATTACCGACAAAGGATTAGAAAAGAATTTAATCAAAAATAAAAACAAAGAAATGGAAGCTATTGAGATGAAATGCAAAGCTTTCATTCAAGATTACTTTGATCGCATTATAGATAAAAAGTTAGACTAA
- a CDS encoding putative signal transducing protein: MSHKKLFAGSEIMVLAVKDVLEENNIRYIVRDDIDSAITAGFGSADKAVHVFVEEEDLARAKELLKNNDLEE; encoded by the coding sequence ATGAGTCATAAAAAACTATTTGCAGGAAGTGAGATCATGGTTCTTGCAGTAAAAGACGTATTAGAAGAAAACAATATTAGATATATTGTTAGAGATGATATTGATTCTGCCATTACAGCAGGTTTTGGATCTGCAGATAAGGCAGTTCACGTTTTTGTTGAAGAAGAAGATTTGGCAAGAGCAAAAGAACTATTGAAAAATAATGACCTTGAAGAGTAA